From one Stigmatella aurantiaca genomic stretch:
- a CDS encoding glutathione S-transferase family protein: MKLHANPLSTAAFKVIALVHELALPVTLVPVDMMKGEHKSPAFLAKNPNGKVPVLEDDDGFCVWESNAILCYLVAQKPGSGLMPTDARGIAQVQQWLQWQATTFSPSTLEVMMETVYVKMMGRVKDEAKYQAGLEKVRRDLGVLEGALAQREFLCGPLTIADFSLVSSLLLRAPMGLDLEAFPRVKTWVARMEARESLRKAMPAL, from the coding sequence ATGAAGCTTCATGCCAACCCCCTGTCCACCGCTGCTTTCAAGGTCATCGCCCTCGTGCATGAACTGGCCCTGCCCGTGACCCTGGTTCCCGTGGACATGATGAAGGGCGAGCACAAGTCGCCCGCGTTCCTCGCCAAGAACCCCAATGGCAAGGTGCCTGTCCTGGAGGACGACGACGGGTTCTGTGTCTGGGAGTCCAACGCCATCCTCTGTTACCTGGTGGCCCAGAAGCCCGGCAGTGGGCTGATGCCCACGGACGCGAGGGGCATTGCCCAGGTGCAGCAGTGGCTGCAGTGGCAGGCCACCACCTTCAGCCCGTCCACCCTTGAGGTGATGATGGAGACCGTCTACGTCAAGATGATGGGCCGCGTGAAGGACGAGGCGAAATACCAGGCCGGTCTGGAGAAGGTCCGCCGGGACCTCGGCGTCCTGGAAGGGGCCCTCGCCCAGCGGGAGTTCCTCTGTGGCCCGCTGACGATCGCGGACTTCTCGCTTGTCTCCAGTCTGCTGCTGCGCGCCCCCATGGGCCTGGACCTGGAGGCCTTCCCCCGCGTGAAGACCTGGGTGGCCCGGATGGAGGCGCGCGAGAGCCTGCGCAAGGCGATGCCCGCCCTGTAG